From one Chryseobacterium sp. 3008163 genomic stretch:
- a CDS encoding glycoside hydrolase family 3 C-terminal domain-containing protein, with product MVGIDAVDARLGGYSGPGNKKVSILDGIKNLTKNKNIEVNYSKGIDWNLKNFITVPTEFLSSENQKGLKGNYFSNSDLKGNPAFEKQDEKLNFKWTLYSPNPEKLQPDNYSVRWTGKLKAPNSGKYQLGLRGNDGFRLYLNGKLLIDNWEKLSYSTKTVDVDFVKGQKSDIVIEFHENRGEANIELIWNYGLNNYQKDFNDALKQVQNADYIIVTAGIHEGEFQDRSSLSLPGNQEQFIHEVSKLNKPTTVVLVGGSAIKTTNWKDKVGAILDVWYPGEEGGNAVAKVLFGAENPSGKLPITFPIEEGQLPLTYNHHPTGRGNDYYDLSGEPLYPFGFGLSYTTFEISDLQLNKTKYSENETIVAKIQVKNTGSKAGSEVVQLYVKDLLASVSRPILELKGFQKVQLKPGESKQITIEVLVKELQFLDEKMNWIVEKGTYRIMVGNSSKNLPLKQNIEVQ from the coding sequence GTGGTTGGAATAGATGCTGTTGATGCAAGATTAGGAGGTTATTCCGGACCAGGAAATAAGAAAGTGAGTATTTTGGATGGAATTAAAAATTTAACTAAAAATAAAAATATTGAAGTCAATTATTCAAAAGGAATTGACTGGAATTTGAAGAACTTTATAACCGTTCCGACTGAGTTTTTATCTTCAGAAAATCAAAAAGGATTGAAAGGAAATTACTTTTCAAATTCTGATTTAAAAGGAAATCCTGCGTTTGAAAAACAAGACGAAAAGTTGAATTTCAAATGGACTTTATATTCTCCAAATCCTGAAAAACTGCAGCCAGACAATTACAGCGTTCGCTGGACAGGAAAATTGAAAGCCCCGAATTCTGGAAAATATCAATTGGGATTGCGCGGAAATGACGGTTTCAGATTGTATTTAAACGGAAAATTATTAATCGACAATTGGGAAAAATTGAGTTATTCAACTAAAACAGTTGATGTAGATTTTGTGAAAGGTCAAAAGTCTGATATTGTCATTGAGTTTCATGAAAATAGAGGAGAAGCAAACATCGAATTGATCTGGAACTATGGTTTAAATAATTATCAAAAAGACTTTAATGATGCTTTAAAACAAGTCCAAAATGCAGATTACATCATCGTCACAGCGGGAATTCATGAAGGTGAATTTCAAGATCGTTCTTCATTGAGTCTGCCCGGAAATCAGGAACAATTTATTCACGAAGTTTCAAAATTAAATAAACCGACAACAGTTGTTTTGGTGGGTGGTTCTGCAATAAAAACTACGAATTGGAAAGATAAAGTCGGAGCCATTTTAGATGTTTGGTATCCCGGAGAAGAAGGCGGAAATGCGGTGGCAAAAGTGCTTTTCGGAGCAGAAAATCCTTCTGGGAAATTGCCGATTACGTTTCCGATTGAGGAAGGTCAGTTGCCTTTGACGTACAATCATCATCCGACAGGGCGCGGAAATGATTATTACGATTTGAGTGGTGAGCCATTGTATCCGTTTGGTTTTGGATTGAGTTATACTACTTTTGAAATCTCTGATTTACAATTAAATAAAACAAAATATTCTGAAAATGAAACGATTGTCGCTAAAATTCAAGTTAAAAATACAGGTTCGAAAGCGGGAAGTGAAGTCGTTCAATTATATGTAAAAGATTTACTGGCTTCGGTTTCAAGACCGATTCTTGAGTTGAAAGGTTTTCAAAAAGTACAGTTAAAACCGGGAGAATCAAAGCAAATTACGATTGAAGTTCTTGTGAAAGAATTACAGTTTTTAGACGAAAAAATGAATTGGATCGTAGAAAAAGGTACTTACAGAATCATGGTTGGGAATTCTTCAAAAAACCTTCCTTTAAAACAAAATATTGAAGTTCAGTAA
- a CDS encoding alpha-L-fucosidase: MLSKKTKTFFLSSLFISSSLFSQAHNVSEGYQKPTDPLVIQNLENWQDLKFGLFMHWGTYSQWGIVESWSLCPEDESWTQRKPEHGKSYNEYVKNYENLQTTFNPTQFNPQKWADAAKKAGMKYVVFTTKHHDGFTMFHTQQSDYKITSSKTPFSKNPKADVTKEIFSTFRKDGFKIGAYFSKPDWHSDDYWWSYFPPKDRNVNYDPKKHPERWNNFKNFTFNQLNEITSNYGKIDILWLDGGWVRPFNTIDQKVEWQRTIKVEQDIDMDRIGTMARKNQPGIIVVDRTVPGKWENYVTPEQAVPEKALSVPWESCITMGDSFSYVPNDNYKSSQKIIETLVKIISRGGNYLMNIAPGPNGDYDAIVYQRLKEISTWMDKNQSAVFATRAVEPYHDGNFYYTQSKDGRTVNIFHIDEKINYQAPLTLSFSIPESFKPKSLKILGISSKIQWKKTENSIEINLPKERAQLKYSTVIQIMQ, from the coding sequence ATGTTAAGTAAAAAAACTAAAACCTTTTTTCTTTCATCACTATTCATCTCATCATCCCTATTTTCACAGGCTCACAACGTTTCGGAAGGCTATCAAAAACCGACTGATCCATTGGTTATTCAAAATCTTGAAAACTGGCAAGATTTAAAATTCGGATTGTTTATGCATTGGGGAACCTACAGTCAATGGGGAATTGTCGAAAGTTGGAGCTTATGTCCGGAAGATGAATCATGGACGCAGCGTAAACCCGAACACGGGAAATCTTACAATGAATATGTGAAAAACTATGAAAATCTTCAGACGACTTTCAATCCGACTCAATTTAACCCACAAAAATGGGCAGATGCTGCAAAAAAAGCAGGAATGAAATATGTGGTGTTCACAACAAAGCATCACGACGGTTTTACCATGTTTCATACGCAACAGTCTGATTATAAGATTACTTCTTCAAAAACACCTTTTTCCAAAAATCCGAAAGCGGATGTGACGAAAGAAATTTTCAGTACATTCCGAAAAGATGGCTTCAAAATCGGAGCTTATTTTTCAAAACCCGATTGGCATTCTGATGATTATTGGTGGTCGTATTTTCCGCCAAAAGACCGAAATGTGAATTATGATCCAAAAAAACATCCTGAAAGATGGAACAATTTCAAAAATTTCACATTTAATCAGTTAAATGAAATCACTTCAAACTATGGTAAAATTGATATTCTTTGGTTAGACGGAGGTTGGGTTCGCCCATTCAACACAATCGATCAAAAAGTGGAATGGCAGAGAACAATCAAGGTCGAACAGGATATTGATATGGATAGAATCGGAACGATGGCTCGTAAAAACCAACCCGGAATTATCGTTGTAGACCGCACCGTTCCCGGTAAATGGGAAAATTATGTGACACCCGAACAAGCTGTTCCTGAAAAGGCGCTTTCGGTTCCTTGGGAAAGCTGCATAACGATGGGAGATTCGTTTTCGTACGTTCCAAATGACAATTACAAATCATCTCAGAAAATCATTGAAACGTTAGTTAAAATCATTTCGAGAGGTGGAAATTACCTGATGAATATTGCTCCCGGACCCAACGGAGATTATGATGCAATTGTTTATCAAAGATTAAAGGAAATCTCAACCTGGATGGATAAAAATCAGTCCGCTGTTTTTGCAACAAGAGCTGTAGAACCTTATCATGACGGGAATTTTTATTATACACAAAGTAAAGATGGAAGGACAGTTAATATTTTTCACATCGATGAAAAAATAAATTATCAAGCTCCTTTAACTTTAAGTTTTTCAATTCCTGAAAGCTTTAAACCAAAATCATTAAAAATCTTAGGAATTTCCTCAAAAATTCAATGGAAAAAAACAGAAAATTCAATTGAAATTAATTTGCCAAAAGAAAGAGCTCAATTAAAATATTCAACTGTAATTCAAATAATGCAATAA
- a CDS encoding YqjF family protein — MNFLKAEWRKLAIINYEIDPQILIKYLPKGTELDFYQGKCYVSLVGFMFLNTKLLGLPIPFHRNFEEVNLRFYVKKKEGNTWKRGVVFIKEIVPKAALSFVANSIYKENYKTMPMKNSLKQDDKEISVKYSWKDKNWYFMEITAENLALPMENESEFEFITEHYWGFTKKGNKTSEYEVCHPQWYWYVVKSHHLEIDFSKIYGKDFEFLNNQKPISVMLAEGSEIEVRTKKYLV, encoded by the coding sequence ATGAATTTCCTTAAAGCCGAATGGCGAAAATTAGCTATTATCAATTACGAAATTGATCCTCAAATCTTAATTAAATATCTTCCAAAAGGCACAGAACTCGATTTTTATCAAGGGAAATGTTATGTAAGCTTAGTCGGATTTATGTTTCTCAATACAAAATTATTAGGACTTCCGATTCCTTTTCATAGAAATTTTGAAGAAGTTAATTTGAGATTTTATGTAAAGAAAAAAGAAGGAAACACTTGGAAAAGAGGAGTCGTTTTTATCAAAGAAATTGTTCCGAAGGCTGCTTTGAGTTTTGTAGCCAATTCCATCTACAAAGAAAATTACAAAACAATGCCGATGAAAAATAGCCTAAAGCAGGATGATAAGGAAATATCAGTTAAATATTCTTGGAAAGATAAAAATTGGTATTTTATGGAAATTACTGCCGAAAATTTAGCTTTGCCGATGGAAAATGAATCAGAATTTGAATTTATCACTGAACATTATTGGGGCTTCACCAAAAAAGGAAACAAAACTTCTGAATATGAAGTCTGTCATCCGCAATGGTATTGGTATGTCGTTAAAAGTCATCATCTGGAAATTGATTTTAGTAAAATTTACGGAAAAGATTTTGAATTTTTAAACAATCAGAAACCAATTTCAGTCATGCTTGCAGAAGGCTCTGAAATTGAGGTGAGGACTAAAAAGTATTTAGTTTAG
- a CDS encoding SRPBCC family protein: protein MSKIYLTTIIKADINTVFDLSRDIDLHQKSTFKTGEKAIAGKTSGLIELGETVTWRAKHLGFYQTHTSKIIEMEKPNKFTDVMLKGRFKSFKHQHIFKQEGKNTIMTDILEFESPFGIIGKLFNIFFLKNYMKNFLLERNKIIKNTAQR, encoded by the coding sequence ATGTCAAAGATTTATTTAACAACAATCATCAAAGCCGATATTAACACAGTTTTCGATTTGTCAAGAGATATCGATTTACACCAAAAATCAACTTTTAAAACTGGCGAAAAAGCAATTGCAGGAAAAACATCAGGATTAATTGAATTGGGAGAAACCGTAACTTGGAGAGCAAAGCATTTGGGATTTTACCAAACTCATACTTCAAAAATTATTGAGATGGAAAAGCCAAATAAATTCACGGATGTTATGTTGAAAGGAAGATTTAAATCGTTTAAACATCAGCATATTTTTAAACAAGAAGGTAAAAACACAATAATGACCGATATTTTAGAATTTGAATCTCCTTTCGGAATTATCGGAAAACTTTTCAACATATTTTTTCTTAAAAATTATATGAAAAACTTCTTGTTAGAAAGAAATAAAATAATTAAAAACACAGCACAAAGATGA
- a CDS encoding fatty acid desaturase, whose amino-acid sequence MNHLELTKKVEWKDLKKLSVKEMLIENNISVPWLFISLFLAYKGYCWAALPFSGFYFLTALRQVHNGFHNSLGTGKFLTWLSMYLNSVSMMASIHAVKFNHIRHHKFCLSEEDYEGKSASMKWYEAIFYGPKHMFLIHWITFKLANKKYKRNMFLELISISVFVFIAFYFKINFLIYHISIMFFGELLMAFFAVWTVHHDTHDHPEIARTQRGFWKNKLTFIMFYHMEHHLFPAVPTIKLPELAERIDKVLPDFNKKQTF is encoded by the coding sequence ATGAATCACCTTGAATTAACAAAAAAAGTAGAATGGAAAGACCTTAAAAAACTTTCCGTCAAAGAAATGTTGATTGAAAATAATATCAGTGTGCCATGGCTTTTTATTTCCTTGTTTTTGGCTTATAAAGGATATTGTTGGGCTGCACTTCCGTTTTCAGGATTCTATTTTTTGACGGCGCTCAGACAGGTTCACAACGGTTTTCACAACTCGTTGGGAACAGGGAAATTTCTCACTTGGTTATCAATGTATCTCAATAGTGTGTCAATGATGGCCTCAATTCATGCGGTGAAATTCAATCATATCAGACATCATAAATTTTGTCTTTCAGAAGAAGATTACGAAGGGAAATCTGCTTCGATGAAATGGTACGAAGCTATTTTCTACGGGCCAAAGCATATGTTTTTAATTCACTGGATAACATTTAAATTAGCAAATAAAAAATATAAGCGAAATATGTTTTTGGAACTAATTTCAATCTCAGTTTTTGTTTTCATTGCTTTTTATTTTAAAATTAATTTTTTGATTTATCACATTTCAATTATGTTTTTTGGAGAACTTTTAATGGCATTTTTTGCGGTTTGGACGGTGCATCATGATACCCACGATCATCCTGAAATCGCAAGAACCCAACGCGGATTTTGGAAGAATAAATTGACATTCATCATGTTTTATCACATGGAACATCACCTATTTCCCGCAGTTCCAACCATTAAATTACCCGAACTTGCAGAAAGAATTGATAAAGTTCTGCCGGACTTTAATAAAAAACAAACATTTTAA
- a CDS encoding GbsR/MarR family transcriptional regulator — translation MQLSEAKEKYIQTWGTFATNWGINRTMAQVHALLLAEGRPLSTDEVMDLLEVSRGNANMNLRALIDWGIVKKNL, via the coding sequence ATGCAACTTTCAGAAGCTAAAGAAAAATACATCCAAACTTGGGGAACCTTTGCGACTAATTGGGGAATCAACCGGACGATGGCGCAGGTTCACGCATTACTTTTAGCAGAAGGAAGACCTTTATCAACCGATGAGGTAATGGATTTGCTGGAAGTTTCCAGAGGAAATGCCAACATGAATCTTAGGGCATTGATTGACTGGGGAATTGTAAAAAAGAATTTGTAA
- a CDS encoding TonB-dependent receptor plug domain-containing protein, translated as MPSVNSKSDTVKSQNIEEVVVLGYSQITKKNSTVSSTTINSDYFLENRPNAVMLNALQGSAPGVIMNGGSGSPGSAKFSLLIRGTSSISSNLDPLIVIDGVISNSYEFRKLNSNNISNVSILKDAAATSIYGNRGANGVIIINSKNWRISNIKFNITPETYFAVKNIPNDSLVNYNYSRQFSYPVYESTNTVYRHDYRETLYWNPVVETDKNGKAKIEFYQSDANSAFRIMTEGISASGLIGRDETTYAAQSLISIDAKIPQYLTRTDQMIIPVVIKNNSSETKTLTLNVVVPNYIRLMKADSLITLKPLESGRLFVKMQTDKLVNSNIQFAVKSGDFRETMILPLKVEEKGFPYHFSIVNNKKENIKITIPDYINGSLESSYYVYENSALQMFEDLERLKNEPHGCFEQLSSTVYPNVFILDYLKSTKKINFDTESTAIKNLKKGYQKMISYKNGDGGFSYFGGSGSDVALSAFALMEFRDLKKYVNVDTKLIQNLTSFILSKKNANGLFEVRRDYESKTQYSEYSWSRNMYVLYALSKIGFKNELQNTYEASLKRALSTKDSYQLALMANSAAHLGKNEDYKNLLTILIEQYSTKNVKTNTTFTGSGGISANAETISLYMMALQKNTNSDQLKIAEIADKLINYNGYYGFGSTQATALALETLSDFFAKMKNYMALISQRLRLIMLKLKPITVLHLLSEMEKMT; from the coding sequence TTGCCATCAGTTAATAGTAAATCTGATACGGTGAAATCTCAAAATATTGAAGAGGTTGTTGTTTTGGGATATTCGCAAATTACTAAAAAAAATAGTACTGTTTCCTCTACTACTATTAATTCTGATTACTTTTTAGAGAACAGGCCAAATGCTGTTATGCTAAATGCTTTACAAGGTTCTGCTCCCGGAGTTATTATGAACGGAGGATCTGGAAGTCCTGGGTCAGCAAAGTTTAGTTTATTGATTCGTGGGACAAGTTCAATTAGTAGTAATCTGGATCCCTTGATTGTTATTGATGGTGTCATTTCTAATTCATACGAATTTAGAAAATTAAATTCTAATAATATAAGTAATGTCTCTATATTAAAGGACGCAGCAGCAACATCCATTTACGGAAACAGAGGTGCAAACGGAGTCATCATTATCAATTCAAAAAATTGGAGAATTTCAAACATAAAATTTAACATAACACCAGAAACCTACTTCGCTGTAAAAAATATTCCAAATGATAGTTTAGTGAATTATAATTACTCACGCCAATTTTCTTATCCGGTTTATGAATCTACCAATACTGTATATCGTCACGATTACCGTGAAACATTATACTGGAATCCTGTCGTAGAAACAGATAAAAACGGAAAAGCTAAAATAGAATTTTATCAGTCTGATGCCAATTCGGCTTTCAGAATTATGACGGAAGGAATTTCTGCATCAGGATTGATTGGAAGAGACGAAACCACTTATGCTGCTCAAAGTTTGATCTCGATTGATGCCAAAATTCCACAATATTTGACAAGAACAGATCAAATGATAATTCCTGTAGTCATTAAAAACAATTCTTCTGAAACAAAAACTTTAACTCTAAATGTCGTAGTTCCGAACTATATCAGACTGATGAAAGCAGATAGTTTGATTACTTTAAAACCCTTAGAATCCGGAAGATTGTTTGTGAAAATGCAGACCGATAAATTGGTTAATTCAAATATTCAGTTTGCTGTAAAATCGGGAGATTTCAGAGAAACCATGATTTTGCCTTTAAAAGTAGAAGAAAAAGGTTTTCCGTATCATTTTTCAATTGTTAATAATAAAAAGGAGAATATTAAAATTACTATTCCTGATTATATTAATGGCAGTTTGGAGTCGTCTTACTATGTTTATGAAAATTCTGCATTGCAGATGTTTGAAGATCTAGAACGACTGAAAAATGAACCGCACGGTTGTTTTGAGCAGCTTTCTTCAACAGTTTATCCGAATGTTTTTATTTTAGATTATTTAAAATCAACAAAAAAAATCAATTTTGATACTGAATCTACAGCAATCAAAAATCTGAAAAAAGGCTATCAGAAAATGATTTCCTACAAAAACGGCGACGGCGGTTTCTCTTATTTTGGAGGAAGCGGATCTGATGTGGCACTTTCGGCTTTTGCTTTGATGGAATTCAGAGATTTAAAGAAATATGTCAATGTTGATACAAAGTTAATTCAGAATCTGACGTCATTTATTTTATCTAAGAAAAATGCAAACGGACTTTTTGAAGTAAGAAGAGATTATGAATCGAAAACCCAATATTCAGAATACTCATGGTCAAGAAATATGTATGTATTGTATGCCCTGTCTAAAATTGGTTTTAAAAATGAGCTTCAGAATACGTATGAAGCCAGCTTAAAAAGAGCTTTGTCAACAAAAGATTCTTATCAGTTAGCTTTGATGGCAAATTCAGCGGCTCATTTGGGTAAAAACGAAGATTATAAAAACCTTCTTACCATTTTAATCGAGCAATATTCAACTAAAAATGTAAAAACCAATACAACATTTACTGGTTCTGGCGGAATTTCTGCCAACGCAGAAACCATTTCTCTTTACATGATGGCTTTGCAAAAAAACACAAATTCAGATCAGTTAAAGATTGCCGAAATTGCAGATAAGCTGATTAATTATAACGGATATTACGGATTTGGCTCTACTCAGGCAACTGCTTTGGCTTTGGAAACTTTATCAGATTTCTTCGCTAAAATGAAAAATTATATGGCGTTGATAAGCCAACGATTACGCTTAATAATGCTAAAATTAAAGCCGATAACAGTGTTGCATCTGCTTTCAGAAATGGAGAAAATGACTTGA
- a CDS encoding vWA domain-containing protein — MENNHDIDKKFNEASHSLEEPATFPGFDKVWAKVEEKLDKKEEKKRVVPVWFPYGIAASLIIGLGAFYFIDKKEVVDISKPQIAQNTVSPKTNSSVQATDSLVKSNIEKEINGLKENPNPKILAYEDAKVFGNSDAKIGLVLKGNSIISKNKSNNFSPIEINNIVPQVSVDSGYKEKNIEEVVVLGYNKTQTRQKTSSSTTVNAQNLESRPNQGFLNSLQGEVAGLAINSTSGTPGSAKIDHNSIRNEFKQYNNISKVLVGAVPSLQIMTGQGAPGSSNNIIIRGMSTVNASTNPLYVINGKISDNKSLSNLNPNAIESVSVLKDASATAIYGNRASNGVIIIKTKKLSRKERKAFERLQKFQDSINLSKQIQKQNNEEYDAFVENPFELTKNQSVSTFSIDVDKAAYSNIRRMINNGEYVNKNTVRIEEMINYFKYNYPQPKNNQPFSINTEYNDSPWNSKHKLLKIGLQGKDIPTDQLPSSNFVFLIDVSGSMDEANKLPLLKSSFKVLLDQLRPQDKVGIVVYAGSAGMVLPPTSAKEKNKIIEALDKLQAGGSTAGGQGIELAYKLAQENFIKGGNNRVIIATDGDFNVGTSSTGDLQTLIEEKRKSGVFLTCLGFGMGNFKDNRMETLANKGNGNYAYIDNMQEANKFLGKEFAGSMYAIAKDVKIQIEFNPKYVKSYRLIGYENRKLKNEDFTNDKIDAGELGSGHTVTALYEVIPTDVKSEFLPKENDLKYTKNTNDENFSDELATVKFRYKKPDGDTSSEIVQVVKSSNETISSASEDFKFASSVAWFGLVLRNSDLIKNKDLKEVEKLAKKGRGIDEEGYRAEFVRLIESYRSMQK, encoded by the coding sequence ATGGAAAACAATCACGATATAGATAAAAAATTCAATGAGGCTTCTCATTCTTTGGAAGAACCTGCGACTTTTCCGGGGTTTGATAAAGTTTGGGCAAAAGTTGAAGAGAAATTAGATAAAAAAGAAGAGAAGAAAAGAGTTGTTCCTGTTTGGTTTCCTTATGGAATTGCAGCGAGTTTGATTATTGGTTTGGGAGCATTTTATTTTATTGATAAAAAAGAGGTTGTTGATATTTCAAAACCTCAAATTGCTCAGAATACAGTTTCACCTAAAACCAATTCTAGTGTTCAGGCAACTGACAGTTTGGTAAAATCTAATATTGAGAAGGAAATAAATGGTTTAAAAGAAAACCCGAACCCAAAAATATTAGCTTATGAAGATGCTAAAGTTTTCGGGAATAGTGATGCCAAAATAGGTCTTGTTCTAAAAGGGAATTCAATAATAAGCAAAAATAAAAGCAATAATTTTAGTCCAATTGAAATCAATAATATAGTTCCACAAGTTTCTGTAGACAGTGGTTACAAAGAAAAAAATATTGAGGAAGTAGTTGTTCTGGGATATAATAAAACTCAAACAAGGCAGAAAACATCTTCTTCAACCACTGTAAATGCTCAAAATTTAGAAAGTCGTCCGAATCAAGGTTTTTTAAATTCATTACAAGGTGAAGTTGCCGGTTTAGCAATTAATTCAACTTCTGGAACTCCAGGTTCAGCGAAGATTGATCACAACAGTATAAGAAATGAATTCAAACAGTATAATAATATTTCAAAAGTTTTAGTTGGAGCAGTTCCAAGTCTTCAAATAATGACAGGTCAAGGAGCTCCAGGTTCTTCTAACAATATTATAATTAGAGGAATGAGTACTGTGAATGCAAGCACAAATCCTTTATACGTTATTAATGGGAAAATTTCAGACAATAAATCTTTAAGTAATTTAAATCCAAATGCCATTGAAAGTGTTTCAGTTTTGAAAGATGCTTCAGCAACAGCAATATATGGAAACAGAGCTTCGAATGGTGTTATCATTATTAAAACCAAAAAACTTTCCCGAAAAGAAAGAAAAGCATTTGAAAGACTTCAGAAATTTCAGGACAGCATCAACCTTTCGAAACAAATTCAGAAGCAAAATAATGAAGAATACGATGCTTTTGTAGAAAATCCTTTTGAACTGACAAAAAATCAATCTGTTTCTACTTTCTCAATCGATGTTGATAAAGCTGCGTATTCCAACATCCGAAGAATGATTAACAATGGGGAATATGTCAATAAAAATACTGTGCGAATCGAGGAAATGATTAATTATTTTAAATATAATTACCCGCAACCAAAAAATAATCAGCCGTTTTCAATCAATACAGAATACAACGATTCGCCGTGGAATTCTAAGCATAAATTATTGAAAATAGGTTTGCAGGGAAAAGATATTCCGACAGATCAATTGCCGAGTTCAAATTTTGTTTTTCTGATTGATGTTTCAGGTTCAATGGATGAAGCGAATAAATTACCTTTATTAAAATCGTCTTTTAAAGTGCTTTTAGATCAATTAAGACCGCAGGATAAAGTAGGAATTGTAGTCTACGCCGGAAGTGCAGGGATGGTTTTGCCACCGACATCAGCTAAAGAGAAAAATAAAATCATTGAAGCTTTAGACAAACTTCAGGCGGGTGGAAGTACAGCAGGCGGACAAGGAATTGAGTTGGCTTACAAATTAGCTCAGGAAAATTTCATTAAAGGTGGAAATAATCGTGTTATCATCGCAACCGACGGAGATTTCAATGTGGGAACATCTTCTACGGGCGATCTTCAAACCTTGATTGAAGAAAAAAGAAAATCCGGTGTTTTTCTGACGTGCTTGGGTTTCGGAATGGGTAATTTTAAAGACAACCGAATGGAAACTTTAGCCAACAAGGGTAATGGAAATTATGCATACATCGACAATATGCAGGAAGCTAACAAATTTCTAGGGAAAGAGTTTGCAGGAAGTATGTACGCGATTGCAAAAGATGTGAAAATTCAGATTGAATTTAATCCGAAATATGTGAAATCTTACCGTCTGATTGGTTATGAAAATAGAAAACTGAAGAATGAAGATTTTACGAACGATAAAATTGATGCAGGAGAATTGGGAAGCGGACATACTGTAACGGCTTTATATGAAGTCATTCCAACTGATGTAAAATCTGAGTTTTTGCCTAAAGAAAATGATTTAAAATACACTAAAAACACAAATGATGAAAATTTTAGTGATGAATTGGCAACTGTAAAATTCAGATATAAGAAACCAGACGGAGATACAAGTTCGGAAATCGTTCAAGTGGTTAAAAGCTCAAATGAAACCATCTCTTCAGCAAGTGAGGATTTTAAATTTGCTTCTTCAGTTGCTTGGTTTGGTTTGGTTTTAAGAAATTCAGATTTAATTAAAAATAAAGACTTAAAAGAAGTTGAAAAACTAGCAAAAAAGGGTAGAGGTATTGATGAAGAAGGTTATAGAGCGGAGTTTGTAAGATTGATCGAAAGCTATAGATCAATGCAAAAATAA
- a CDS encoding RNA polymerase sigma factor, with the protein MEKELLIECQRNDRNAQRKIYEKMAGKLHSVCKRYLKNDEDIEEVLADTFYKIFTKLNQLQNHEIFEAWARKIAVNECLQKLRSMKALDVSLEEEFVESTGSPTDSISFEKDILKLLNFLPEGCRAIFNLFAIEGYPHKEIATMLSISEGTSKSQLNFARKKLQELLVNHNI; encoded by the coding sequence ATGGAAAAAGAATTACTGATAGAATGCCAACGGAACGACCGCAACGCCCAGCGGAAGATTTACGAGAAAATGGCGGGCAAACTGCACTCAGTCTGCAAGCGCTATCTGAAAAACGATGAAGATATCGAAGAAGTATTGGCCGATACGTTCTACAAGATTTTTACAAAGCTCAATCAACTTCAAAATCATGAAATTTTCGAAGCCTGGGCAAGAAAAATTGCAGTGAATGAATGTTTGCAGAAATTGAGAAGTATGAAAGCGCTCGATGTGTCTTTAGAAGAAGAGTTTGTAGAATCAACAGGTTCTCCAACAGATAGTATTTCTTTTGAAAAAGATATTCTAAAGCTGCTTAATTTTCTTCCGGAAGGCTGCAGAGCGATTTTCAATCTGTTTGCTATTGAAGGTTATCCGCATAAAGAGATTGCAACCATGCTTTCTATCAGCGAAGGAACTTCAAAATCTCAGCTCAATTTCGCGAGAAAAAAATTACAGGAACTCTTGGTCAATCACAACATTTAA